The following nucleotide sequence is from Podospora bellae-mahoneyi strain CBS 112042 chromosome 1 map unlocalized CBS112042p_1, whole genome shotgun sequence.
TGGTGGTTGGTTACAAGGACATGGGGGCATGGGAGTGGACGGGCATGGCGGGAGGGCCGGTCTTGATTTCGCTGGTCCGCTCGATTACGACCATTTTCTTTGATTACCGAATCGAGAGGCTCACTGCGCGCCTCAAGGAGTATCAGACTGAACGCGCCAAAACCATCCAGAAACTAAAGGATGCTACCAAGTACGATTCGACGCTCGAGCTGCTCGAGAAGTACGGCGGCTCCGACAACAaacagaagaagagcaagaagaagacgtccgaggaggaggaagacgaaggCGCTGGCGCTGTCAAAGAACAGCCACAACCCAGGCATCATGCTCGTACGGGACTGCCGCCCCCGCCCACAGCAAACATCCAGCGCCGTCCAGAGTCCAGTGCCGGTGCACCTGCACCACACTCTAGGGTGCCAAGTTCAGTATATGGAGCATCAAGCCAACGGTCTCCCAGCCCCATGATCAGTGAAGCGGCCGAGTTCGCGCCCAATGCTTTTGAAGGGAGAGCTCCCCCGCCGTTCCTACAGCATCCACCTGCCACGatggcccctcctcccgaGCCGCACTGGTACGATCGCATTCTGGACACCTTGTTGGGGGAAGACGAGACGGCCGCCAAGAACAGGATTGTCTTGATCTGCGCGAAGTGCCGGCTTGTCAACGGCCAGGCACCACCAGGAACGAAATCATTGGCTGAGATTGGAAAATGGAAGTGCATGGCATGTGGGGCGACCAATGGCGAGATAGACGAGGGGAAGCGCATCGTGCAGGAGGTacttggaggaaggggaacaAAGGCGGACTCCATTGCCGGAACCACCGATGATGAAGGCGGACAGAGCTCCAGCGAGATTGTCGAGGTAGAGCGGGATCTGTCCACCGAACCTCAGGAACTGTCCGTGAGGAAGAGAGCGAAGAGGGGGCAGTGATGATCGAGTGCTAGGACGGTATTTCTTTTAACAGTTCAATCTATCTCAtggtttcttttgttggagCTCGCACAATACATCTACTGAACTTAAGAGGTCCGTCGTGTGCCAAGCCTGCCCTGGAACCTGCCTGCAATGCGTGGGATAAAGTACAAAGAGCAGGGTGCGGTGGTGAGTCCGAACTGAGAGGGTTATGGCTCTTTGTCATAGAGCGGACCATACCCTATTTTTGGGTAGAGTACAAAGGATGGTTCGTGATGACTTCGTGGGCGGTTCTGCAGGATCGCCAAAGGCTCGACAATGCCATTTTGAAGCATCTCGAAGCCATGTAGGAAGATAAAGAAATCTAATGAGGATTAAAATCTGGAAAGGCCAGCGCAGTAATCCACTTAGAGGATCGTTAcatctttctttttgatcGTAATATGCTGATCAGcgcctcatcaccatcaaagCTCCGATATATGATTCGAAGCCAGCACAGCAATGTCGTATAGCCGGGAAGATTATTACAGAACCATCACTTGTGTCGACTGCGGGTACAACTGCAAGTTTGCTTGTCTTGATGCCCACAAGAGCTCATTCGCTTGCCACAATCCACGATGCGCGAATCACTTGGGAACGGTGGAAGTTGACTTGCCTGGGGGTACACTTTACTCTCGAGAGAGGAGCCATAAAGGTTCATCTCGCCATGAGTCCTCATCCCGTCGCCGGAGCAGATCTAGGAATCCCGAGGAACCGTCATCTCACCATGGCAGCCGTCCCAGGACCACTCATCACTATGAGTATACAGCGCCACCGGAGGAACCTTCCTCTCGACACCGCAGTAGATCAACTGCCAGATACCCTGAAGAGCCCTCCTCGCATCGCAGAAGCAGGTCCTCCAACAGGTATGCCGAGGAGCCTCGTCGCTTTTCTAGCTATGCCCCCCAGGGACATCCCAGCAGTTACCAGTACAGCCATGATGCTCATGCCGACTATGTCACTGTTGAACCCGACGAGACCGAGGATATGAGACAGCGCTTCGAAAGGATGGGACGTGAAAGAAAGTCGAGGtatccaccctcctcttctggttACCGatatcccccttcttcttcttcttcttcttctcattaTGAGCACCCGCCATCTGAATCTCACCGTCGCAACCGATCTTCGACTAGGCAATACGAAGAGCCCCCCCGTCGCAGCTCTCATAGCTACCGTGGCCCGGGAAATGAAGACCCGAGAAATGAAGAAATCGAGATTGTCGACGCGGGGTCGTCTCCGTATGTTGCGCCCAGCAGTAAGCGCGGCCGTCAATATCCTCCTCGATCCGGTTCCGGTCGTAGACGTGCCTACGGGCCCTACGATGAACCACCTCGTACTCCAGACCTGCCTCCCGCTCCGTATATTTACATTGGCACGTGGGATCCCGAGGGCAACCAAATCGACTGAACAGGTTCATTATGACAgctggcttgttgttgtgatgagCTGTGCCTTGCCTCTCAAGGTAGGCCATGTAGGTATAAGACGAGAGATAAGATAGAAAAGTGCATTTTTCAGGAGTTCGGGGCATGGTTTCACTGGAGAGGCCAGGTAAGGTAGGTTGGGGAAAGCAAAGCAAGCTCTGGCATTGGGCAGCAAAACTGGACAACTTTTTAGGCCAAAATGGGGGAAAGCGCAGGAAGCGACATCAAACATGGCTTTAAATATCAGCTCTTCAATTCGTCGCTTTCCACCGTCCTATCCTAACGTTTTGCACATATGTGAGTTCTGTTGACCCAGTCGGCACTGACGCCGTGCGCTGATAATCTGCCGGGCCGGTCCACGTTGTTAATCCGGCTGGCATGTCCCTGTGTTGGTTCTCCGGCTAAGGTAAGATGATGCAGCATACATGCAATTATGTAAACTCACAGCCAATCGTTTCTTCCCAGGCTGGTTGAAGACAGTTGTGAAGGTGCGTGTTCCAGCTCACCACGTAGCTGCCAGCTGATGCAGGTTGGCAGCTCTGCTTTTTGGGCATCGCTCGCCCTGCCAATACACACAGCTTCATGCCTTGGAGTTCTGCCACGAGAAGCATTGCACTGCATTATCTTGGCCCAAGCCGCTCAACATATCATGTGTGGTGCCTTATTACTCGATGGGCATCTGCTCCCAGTTTCTCAACCAAAGCCTTGCCACTCGGGCTTCAGTATCGTTCTGCTTTTTTGGCAGAACGATATATCTGAGAGTCGCCATTCATTccactttttcttttgtttttccttctgcttcttgacaCAATTTTGGTCAGCATCATTTTTCAGTTCTCCTTCACAGCTATCATCAATGTTTGAATACCTTTTCACCGTCCCCAAGGTAGTGGCTACTGCGCTGCAAGAGAAGATCAGGCAAAATgggcaacaccaacaacagcagaacACCGACGCAGGACGATCCCAATATCACTACAACTACAGAATGGGATTCAGGTGATAGCGAGGGCGTCGATTATGTCTACCAGGACAACCGCAAGCCCTCGCCCCCTTCCGACAAGAAGACCGTGAAGGCCAGGAgtccaaggaggaagagatcaCCTAAGGCAAAACCCCGCTGCTACAAGTGCGTATGTGGAGCAACTTTACACACGCCTGCCGCTGACGAAGATGTCGGCGAAGAAACCGTCTTTGAGTTAGACACCGACTCTGAGAACGACGGATTCCACAGGAGCCATCCGACGAGGCCAAAATCCCCTCCTACGCCTGAGCCCAAGTCGCCAACTCCTGAACCCATTCCACAGCCCACCCCGGAGAGCCAGGAAAAGAGTCgcaaggtcaagaagaagagcgcTACCAAGAAGAGTCACTCCAAAAGGTCTCCATCTCCGTACATTGAGGAGTACCCCGAGCAGGCTACTAGGCCAACCATCCTTTTGAGAGAGCACAAGGCTCCCCGAAGGTTCTCCACATCCGATGCCAAACGTGCGGTCGACACCGAAGAGCGCTCCTCGCCGACGTCTTCTGCGAGAGGCAGATCACCCCCAGCCAGGCGCTTTTCGACCGCATCTCCGGACAAAGCGGCGAGACCTTCCCCCAAACGATCTTCGCACCGTCGACATCATCTTGCAGCCATGCAAAGTGCGGAGGGCGAGCACCCCCTTggcacaacaccacccaagaagctcatcggCAACCATGGGGACCGCGACCAGGTCTCCGAGGTGGAAGACACTGGGCCGCCATTCCCACGCCAAACACATCATGGCTCAAGTAACCAAATACCCAAAAACATTACTCGCAGTTCAGCCTGGACGGAGCATCAGCCACAATGTTCGTCATCGTGGCCGCTTAACCCAGGTTTCCATCACCCACCGGGACAACCACCTCAGCAACCAGCACAGCAAGACCTTCAGTACGACAGCGATGACGAGAGTGAACATGATACACCACACAACGAGTCCAAGTTTGCGGACAACACTTTTTCGAGACCGTCTAGGCAGTCTTCATTCATGGGGGACCAGTGGCAGATGGATGAAGAGTTGAAGAGAGAtagggagtgggaggaggaacaagagagagaaagagaaaggatGTTGGAAAAGGAACGAGCTCTGCAGAGAGCTCGagagttggagatggagaggggcTTGAGCAGAGAAAGAGCACGGGAGATGGAACGCCAACGAATACAGAGAGAGTTTGAAGAGCGACAACGACTCGAACGAGAGCAAGAGGAGCGACGACGCCACGAGGAGCGTGAGCGTGAGCGTACCCGTTCTATGCCCCACCGGCGCCGAACAATGCCCGCCCGGTTGGCTGTAGGAAATATGGATCAGGGCCCCAAGTCTGTGGTCACGGAGCTATGCGATATTTGGCGTGGCCGTGCTTCCGACTGGGAGTCTCCATATCCTTCAGACAATGAAATCTactccgacgacgacgacgacgacgacgacgacatgggCCACCACAATCGACCTTTCCACCACGGTGGTCCATCAAGGTTACTGCTCCTCGACAGCTGCCCACCGCGAGAGACTTCCCCCTCACTGCTCCCACCACACGGAGCTAGAAGTCATTTTGGTCTCGCTCCTATCGGGCGCCCGCCTGCACCGACAACGAGATCCCGTTCCCCTGCTCCCTTCCCAGGTCCCCGTTTGGGTCGCACTTGGGCAGGTCATTCAAGCAGCAATACGGTGAACGGGTTCTTGCTGTTGGAGGCGGGGCCCCTGATGATGGAACCtgagatgatggatgaggatgaacaaggggaggagatgttCCCACAAGGCACTGATCCTGCGCATCGAGGGTGGACGTATCCAATGGTGAGTCCTGTTTCGGAACCGCCTCGACTTTCACGGTCGGTGGTTTTGAGAAGACGGTCGATGGCACCGGATGAGCCACCTATTTTTTGCGCGAGGAAGACGAAGGAGATGTTGTCGCCTACGCCGGTTAGGGCAACGAGGTTTGATTTTGAAGGTTGGGGTCGCGATAGGAGTTCGAGGAGttcgttggggttggggttgatggtttGAGAGGGGAGGCAAGGTTACTAGACCTACATCCtcgggagagggggagtttgGAGTTTGGACGTTCAGTTGGGGGTGCAGGCAAGGCTACTAGGCCTGCCTATTGCGATATCATGGATGCTGGATGGTGTCTAGATGGTTGAGCATTCGCATGTGGGGAGTTGGCGGCTGTGACATGATTGCATACGACTCGGCGTTTCAAAAAGAGGGTATCTTGTTTTGTTCTCGGTGGCGTGATGAGGAATTTCAGAGGGCTAGAGCTGGAGGTCATACGGagtctttttgttgtttgttgggcGGTGGACAGATAATACGTatttgagaaggaggacggACCTGAATTGTATcgacaaagacaagaaggaaGTGGAGGATATTCAAGCTCATCAGCACACATATTTCCTTTGTATAGAATAAAAAATTAGTAGATAGATTTGATCGTTATGACCAACTGAGCAATAGATTAGATCTGTCGATAGATGTTCGAGGCGTTGATGGCGTGTTTGACGTGATATATTTGCGGAAAATGTGGTCAAGGCAGTTTGGAGCAGACCTTGGGACCCAGCCGTTTCTTTGTGTTCATGTTCCATGTCCAGCTGCAAAGGGTGTTGTGATATGTTGGTTGGTAATCagagccattgttgtacaaGCGGagcgagaaagaaaaatggTGCAACTATCAAAAGTTGTTTGGTGTCGACGAGGACATACCGTCCTCGACCTTCGCGCCAATGATTGGACGGGCGAACCGAGGAGGATTGCCTGAAGTGGAGAGGGCCAGTTCCTGGTTGTGATATTTGTCAGAGAGAGGGTGACAGGCTTTTAATTTGCATGGCTTTGTTCTGTTCGATGGACCTTGCGGTCAGTTAGGTAGACATTTTGGTTcggaaggaggaggaggcttcaGTGAGATCTTAGATCGTTGGTGGGTGAAGCAGTTCTGGCGATATTTATTACCGAGTGCAACACTTAGCATCATTCTCGAGAGAGAACATTTACACGGACAGCCCCTTGATTATGTTATTAGTATCCCCCGTCCTTACCTACTTTACTTACCCTTCCTATTATCTAATTAAAAGCTCTCaagaataatattaagtattcgaataattttaaaaagccTTTATATTATCTTCAAAGACCTTTACATTATTTTTAACAGCCTTTAAATTACCTTTAAGTGCCTTTGAAttatctttgaaggcctttTAACCATCTTTTCAATATCTTTTAACCATCTTTCAACttttaactttcttttaGAGCCTAATAAATACCTTTTAACCTTTAATGATTATACTTTGTAACATAGCTAAATTCTATATTAAGTGGGGAGTGTTGGTAAGATAAATAGGGGGCTCTGTATAGGTTCTCTTATTCTAGATTGGCAGTTTAACAGAGTGTTTGATTTTGAGAATTGTCCATCGTTTGCTTTAAGATTCTACACACACAAACGACAGCTCGCTCCAGTCCGCCAGACTACTCTCCCCATCACTCAGGAACTGAGCATAGACTTCATCGTCAAGATGAGACCACTCCGACTCCGCGTCCAGGGCCGCAAGATCCTTAACGTGAACCCCTTGTCGCCGACGgcctttccctcttctccctttcTTCATCGTGTCCACAACCTGAATAGTATATAGGCAGGCCTCATCCCCAAAGCCGCCATAATTCACCTGAAGGTCCTCGGGACCGATAAGTCCCTGGCGGACAAGCTCTGCGACTTCCCAGTCCTCAACGGTAGCATCAGCTGCGATGGGCATCGGACCACGTGGCCAGGCTTTTCGGTTGGCAGCGTGTATCCTTGCcacgtcgtcgtcgtcgtcgaagGCAAGAGTGACGCCTTCATCGATGATTCTTTTGGGTCCGGTGATGGCTTTTGGCTGTCGCTTTTGTGATGGTTTTTTCACCTCATCCTGGTGATGTCTCGGCTTTGACGTGACCTCTGATCCAGCGGGCAATGCTGGTGCGTCTAGCTCTTCTGTCGCCGTCTTTGTCTGCGTTGTTGTGGCATCGGCCTCCACTGGGGTGTTCTGATCAGGTTTGTCCCCCTCGTTGCTGTCCTTGTTTTCGATTGCcgtcgctgccgccgccgccgccgccatcataGCCCTTCTGGAAGCTCTAGGCAAGGTCTTACTCCTCTTGGCTGCGTTTTCTGCGCGGACCGACTCCCAATACTCCTTGCGATGGCTCCGTGACCCAGGATGGTGGAATTGGCGGACGTAACACGGTCGTCCACCCCAATTCAATTGCATCATGCACCAGTCGCACTCGTACCGGTCCCATGGGTAGGTGTCCCGTCCGCGCCGTCCCATTGTAGTTGATGTGTTTTCTGTTGCTGAAGTCTGAAGAAggtttgatggtggtgagcagACGCTGCTGGGTTGAGGTAGGTATTTGTAGTGGTAGGTTCAACGGCTGTGCACTGTTGACTTATACAACTTTAGCACCAACGACAATATAAGCGAGGATCCCGCCGGCCGGTGTGTGACTCAGGCCGGCGGCCCCCACCAGGTTGCAAGCGCAGAGTTGAGCTCAACTAAACGCAAGGTACTCGGTATTTTCCTTTCTTTGCTtctaaaagaaaaagaaaaaaaaaagaaacccgCGATACTGGTTTCAAGATGTTTCCATGGCCGGCATTGGGCTGCCATCTAGGAAAGAAGGTCACACTGTCATTGGCACTCGCGTCCACTCCTTTGATGCTGAGAGAACCAACTTCAATTTGGAAACCGCCGCCAAGATAACTCCATGAATGATGAACTGTACAGGTAGCAAGCCGTATTTTCCATTGCTGGCCAAAGTACGCATGGAACAATGCATCGGTCCGCGTCATACACACAGCTGATTCAACCGCAGGACCACCTTCTCGATGTATCTTACTCCCACTCTGatcccatcctcatcctggAACTCGCGCTCATCTCCAAAGTCTTGATTGTCCGGGTCAAGACAGGTCAGACATGTCTCTACAATCTCGGCATACCTCGTTCCCATGCATTGAGGCAGCTCGTTCCGCGCTAGATGTAGAAGGAACTCCTTGCCTCGGGTGTGTAGAAAATGGTTGACCTGTTTGATGTCCGGATGTGGCGACACAGGCAGGATCTCGGTGGGCAGTGCTTGGCCGGTCTGGGGATGGTATCGTATGAACGATTTCCAGAAGCCAATCTCCAGGAGACAAACGCCGAGACTGTAAATATCGTGTTGCATGATGTAATCTTCATTCGGCGAGGCTCCTTGGCGGGAAGAATGCCGGTAGAGATTTCGCTCCAGAGTGTCATCCCCAAGCCGCTGGGTTGCGCCATCCTCCCGTCGAAAGTTCTCGAAGCCCACAAGAAAGAGTGACTGCGAAGGCAAGCCCgatttgctgctggtgaAGACCAGTATGGATTCCGGGCGGATGTTTTTGTGAACGAAGCCGAACGTGTGGACGTAGCTGACGGACCTGGCGAGTTGTTTTGCGTAGTCGAATCGTAGTGACagggtttgaggaggagctgtaTGGGATAGCACATACCGAAGGCTGTTGGGAATTCCGGTAGTGTGGACTGGCTGTCTGAAGACCATCGTCAACATTGATGGAGCTGTAGTACGATCGTGACGGCCTTTTTCCGGTGGTGATAATGGGACGGCCACTCCTTTGCATGCGAGAAGGCCGAATGTATGAGGGTCGTTGTGCTGAAGCTTCCTGGCCAGGTCTCTTGCgtccttcttgatgagctgATACTTGGCTACCGGCTCGCATGTGATTTGGTTGAGAATGTAAACCCCAACCTGACCATTTCCGTACAACCGTTGCGCGATTGAGATCTGCGAGAATGCTACTTGTTGAATGAACATCTTGGACAGCTCTGCCGCGTCGAAGGTTAATCCCGCTTCTGATGAACCACCGTATGGGCTGTCTTGCATGCGACTCGCTCTTATGGTGACTGTGGACGGAATGGCTGTTGCTGTATTGGAGTGTGGTTTGTCGTCGATCGCGTCAAGATTGGTAGGCGTTTGGAGAGCGAGGTCGACCTGTGAGTCGGCGATTCTCATGAGAAGAAACCATGATTGGTCCGTTGTTTGTTGCCAGgtctccagctcctcgatgGCCTTGTCTAGACTCTTCTTTATCAAGATGTATTTGCCCCTACGTGCATTAACCTCAAGGCTGTGGTTGATCTCGAGAAACACAGGCAGCGGCCTTACAAGTCGATTGATTATACCTGTGACAATTTCCAGCTTACTCAGAAGAATCCGAAGTGTCTGGCCCCAGATCTCGCGATGGTCATCTTCTATCAGATGTTGGATGCGCTTCAGAAAGTCGAGCTTGTGGGTAAATAGCATCCAGTTGTTGTCGAGACGGATCACACGCTCTGATATTTGAGCATCTGCTTGGCGTAGGCTCGCACACAGGGCCCTGAGTTGTCTTCCATACTTCAGACACAAGTCAATTGTCGGTGGTAGGGCAAGAGCCAGTCCAACAAGCTCGGCCATATTGGCAGAGTTCTTCTGGCCCACACGACACGAGGAAGAACTGGCCAAACTCTGGTTAGACTGTGCCAAAGAACTTGTAAGAACACGGTTTGAGCGATCGAGGGGTGGTTGCAGCGAGGCGGCCAAATGCGAACCAATAATAAGGCAGACGAGGCAGACTTCCGGGTTGTTTCTTCAACACTTCATGTGACTTCGTGCAGGCCGCGGGCTGAGGACGCTGTGATTGAGCGCCACGATTTGCCGGCTGCATATCTGGTGTGGCAGAATATATACAAGGAGCACGAAGCCAAAACACGGCCTCGGTCACTCATTGGACAGAATGAAACCAGGAGCTGAGCCACCGCCCACTGCCATCCAGCTTTCCCCGCAACACAAAACTGCCCCTTCCTCTGATGGTTGTGAACGCTCGAGACTGCAGCTGACTCATTTATCCTTGATACCTTCCATACGCTCCGTCCCAAGACATTCAACGCTCATTATTAGTTGCCTAACCAAGCATTCCACGCCTACTGGTCATGTTCAAGTTGACAATCAATGGCGAACCATACTTCGATGTCGCTGGAAGCAGTCCATGACACCAGACTTCCAGCAACTGTCGAGGCGAATGTCACCGTTCACCGCGTAACAACAGTACGACAAGGCAACCCATCATGGTGGCAAGAACGATGGGTGCGGCATGATAACAACATTCTTGGACACGGAGGATGCGGTCTGGTATGGttagaaaagaaagaaaagatcCTCGAAGCGGAGGAAGACAGATGGAGAGCGGTGAAAGCCATTCGAGTAGCTGACAGCAAGAGCACCAACGAAGGCGTCCGCTACGTCCGTGAGTTGGAAGCGTTGAAAAGATTCTCTCAACCGAAGGTATGTAcctcgatgatgatgttgtgcgTGTGCACCTACTTAGTCACCGTTTTACATGCTGACTTTTCCCCAAGTATGCCGATTTCTTTGTTGAGTTCTTTGGATGGTACGAAATCCCAAATTACCTCTGCATCGCCATGGAGTATTGCGAGCATGGTGACTTGAGGAGGTATCTTCAAACGGTCAAAACCATGCCTGAAGACGAGGTGAAGGTGGTTGCTTCCCAAGTATTGGGTGCTCTGGAAATGATGCACGAGGCGGGGTATACTCATAGAGATGTGAAGCCCGCGGTGAGTACATTATGCAAAAGCTGAATTCAACAAGGCTTGAGCTCTAATGATGTTCTTCACAGAACATTCTCATCAAATCTAAGCCGCCGCAGAGATGGTGGGTCAAGGTGTGCGACTTGGGCCTGAGCAAACGTGCTGAGGACATAGCTGGCGCTTCTACGACTGTAAGGGGCACGCCCGGCTTTCTGGCACCGGAAGTGTTGGACTGCGATCCCAGCACAGGGCAGAGAGACTCTTTTCCCATCGACATGTGGTGTTTTGGCGAGACGGTTTACCAAATGTTGACCGGAGAGCCAGTCTTCAAAACCCTGGCAGCTCTTTTTCATTACCGGGCTGGCAGCATCGAATTCCCGGATCAGGCTTTCCAACGAGTCAACGCCAGTCCAGAAGCCCGTCACTTCGTACGATCATTGATGCTTgcgcatcctcctcttcgtcgcaCGGCCACCGCGCATCCGATATATGGCGCCCAAGGTCATCCTTGGATGGCAATCAAAACCATAAAAAATCTGGTGATCAAGTCGCGGTCGGCAGTCTCGTACGAAACAGCCACTGCGTGGCCTCCCCCACTTCCTCAAGACGGGGATCAAATCACGGGAGTCTCTGGGAAATGGACGCAAACAGTGGAGATCGCAAAACACTCCATGGCACATGCCATAGGCTCTTTCGGAGATCAGTCCGAATCTCAACTTCCTTCGATTTACCCTGCCCTCCCAGGACTTGGCCAGCTATATCACCCTTCTCTACAATATGCATACAGCAACTCCACATTCAATCCATTTTACTACTTTCTGTCACCTAGCAATTACTATGTTGCTCAATATCTCAACGCAATGATCAATACGATGTCAGGTGGCGGCTACAAGTTACCTGCAGTATCTTTGCGCAGATCAGTTCTGCCAAAGCGAGTCAAGGCTCTCTTTCCAAGAAACGTGGCCCGCTCAAAACCAGCAGAAGTAGTCAAAAGGGAATTCAAGGAAGCGATCACCAAAGCGGCCAGCAAGGTGACAGACAACAGGCTTCAACCAAAGGATACAAATCTCGACGCCCAAGAGTCGATAAAGCAACATATCGAGGCTGCAGATCAGCATTCTGACTCGAATGGTAACTCCCAACCGCTCGTAGGCCAGTCAACATATCAGCAGCCTGGGCTCAGTGGCGAGACTCGATTTTCCGTCAataaagaaaacaagaactTTGCGGAGGATTTCAAGCCGACGATTCCTGTCCCGTCTGAGATGGCCGAGCTCTTCAGTCGTGGGACGCCACCAAAGTCCAATCCAGCAGGCACGGCAGGGGCAGAGGATCATGACTCGTTGCGTGACGAAACGGAAGAAAGTTGGACTGTTGTTACGTCAAGGCGAAAGCATTCTGGACCAGCAAAGAGGCGACCAGCACCCCCGTCTCCATCGACTCATGCTAGAGCCTTGCCGGCTCGCAAGAGCACACCGACTCCAAATTCTGATGTACTAACAACTCAAGTCTTGCCAGTTATGGCACGTCGACCGGCCCCGCGACTACCACAAGCAATCATTGGCAGACAATCTTGGGCCGAGGTAGTTGCTACAGAGGGCGGGGAGCCTGAGTGACAGAGTGTTCAGAAAACCTGTCTTTCTAGCAAGAAGTTGCGATCTGGTAGGCACCCGGTTCGAGGGGCAAAAGACGATTGTTTTATGATATCGAATCGGATTGCCGGATCGACAACTATACACGATCCGCACCATGGTTGGTGCAGGGCTCAAAAGCTTAGCATCCGTGACGTGCCAAGGCCCCCCTGAAGAAACCGCCCTCGGCTCAACTTGCCGACAACACGCTACGAAACCTCTTTCCCCACACACTGCAACCAAAGGTTCCGAGCTCGCGGGGCTCCGCCAACGAGCCTTGTAATAAAAGTATGGTGCGGCTGTGCTACTGTTGCGATGCTGCTCGGTTCTGAAGCCCCTGTTGCCGTTTCATGGAAACTTTTGGCAAGTCAATGCGAATTTCAGGGTCCTTTCCAAGGGGTGAGGACGATGCACGGCGCAACACCAAGATGGACAATAAGAGGGCACACGATGCCACTCGACTCTCGGTCGAGAGTCACAAAGTGCGAACCCTCAGTCTGTCTTTTCCGCAAACACAACAATGTGGCCTGCCGAAGCCGTGATAGGGGCTATCAGCACCCTGCTCTATTTACAAGCCGACCATGTCGCCCCTGGTTTTATTTCAAGTAACAGTACACCATCATGGCA
It contains:
- a CDS encoding uncharacterized protein (EggNog:ENOG503NZ7A), whose translation is MAELVGLALALPPTIDLCLKYGRQLRALCASLRQADAQISERVIRLDNNWMLFTHKLDFLKRIQHLIEDDHREIWGQTLRILLSKLEIVTGIINRLVRPLPVFLEINHSLEVNARRGKYILIKKSLDKAIEELETWQQTTDQSWFLLMRIADSQVDLALQTPTNLDAIDDKPHSNTATAIPSTVTIRASRMQDSPYGGSSEAGLTFDAAELSKMFIQQVAFSQISIAQRLYGNGQVGVYILNQITCEPVAKYQLIKKDARDLARKLQHNDPHTFGLLACKGVAVPLSPPEKGRHDRTTAPSMLTMVFRQPVHTTGIPNSLRYVLSHTAPPQTLSLRFDYAKQLARSVSYVHTFGFVHKNIRPESILVFTSSKSGLPSQSLFLVGFENFRREDGATQRLGDDTLERNLYRHSSRQGASPNEDYIMQHDIYSLGVCLLEIGFWKSFIRYHPQTGQALPTEILPVSPHPDIKQVNHFLHTRGKEFLLHLARNELPQCMGTRYAEIVETCLTCLDPDNQDFGDEREFQDEDGIRVGVRYIEKVVLRLNQLCV
- a CDS encoding uncharacterized protein (COG:S; EggNog:ENOG503Q2ZV) — its product is MVSLWPWGRDDSSPASFEKALSTLSTKITVTQTRLDQSRAKARRIKVLGTLYIGFAYLVYAIVLMLVVGYKDMGAWEWTGMAGGPVLISLVRSITTIFFDYRIERLTARLKEYQTERAKTIQKLKDATKYDSTLELLEKYGGSDNKQKKSKKKTSEEEEDEGAGAVKEQPQPRHHARTGLPPPPTANIQRRPESSAGAPAPHSRVPSSVYGASSQRSPSPMISEAAEFAPNAFEGRAPPPFLQHPPATMAPPPEPHWYDRILDTLLGEDETAAKNRIVLICAKCRLVNGQAPPGTKSLAEIGKWKCMACGATNGEIDEGKRIVQEVLGGRGTKADSIAGTTDDEGGQSSSEIVEVERDLSTEPQELSVRKRAKRGQ
- a CDS encoding uncharacterized protein (EggNog:ENOG503PXQ1): MGRRGRDTYPWDRYECDWCMMQLNWGGRPCYVRQFHHPGSRSHRKEYWESVRAENAAKRSKTLPRASRRAMMAAAAAAATAIENKDSNEGDKPDQNTPVEADATTTQTKTATEELDAPALPAGSEVTSKPRHHQDEVKKPSQKRQPKAITGPKRIIDEGVTLAFDDDDDVARIHAANRKAWPRGPMPIAADATVEDWEVAELVRQGLIGPEDLQVNYGGFGDEACLYTIQVVDTMKKGRRGKGRRRQGVHVKDLAALDAESEWSHLDDEVYAQFLSDGESSLADWSELSFVCVES
- a CDS encoding uncharacterized protein (EggNog:ENOG503PZZE), translating into MGNTNNSRTPTQDDPNITTTTEWDSGDSEGVDYVYQDNRKPSPPSDKKTVKARSPRRKRSPKAKPRCYKSHPTRPKSPPTPEPKSPTPEPIPQPTPESQEKSRKVKKKSATKKSHSKRSPSPYIEEYPEQATRPTILLREHKAPRRFSTSDAKRAVDTEERSSPTSSARGRSPPARRFSTASPDKAARPSPKRSSHRRHHLAAMQSAEGEHPLGTTPPKKLIGNHGDRDQVSEVEDTGPPFPRQTHHGSSNQIPKNITRSSAWTEHQPQCSSSWPLNPGFHHPPGQPPQQPAQQDLQYDSDDESEHDTPHNESKFADNTFSRPSRQSSFMGDQWQMDEELKRDREWEEEQERERERMLEKERALQRARELEMERGLSRERAREMERQRIQREFEERQRLEREQEERRRHEERERERTRSMPHRRRTMPARLAVGNMDQGPKSVVTELCDIWRGRASDWESPYPSDNEIYSDDDDDDDDDMGHHNRPFHHGGPSRLLLLDSCPPRETSPSLLPPHGARSHFGLAPIGRPPAPTTRSRSPAPFPGPRLGRTWAGHSSSNTVNGFLLLEAGPLMMEPEMMDEDEQGEEMFPQGTDPAHRGWTYPMVSPVSEPPRLSRSVVLRRRSMAPDEPPIFCARKTKEMLSPTPVRATRFDFEGWGRDRSSRSSLGLGLMV